One genomic region from Haloarcula sp. DT43 encodes:
- a CDS encoding dihydrofolate reductase, which produces MTAAPDTELVLVVAADENNVIGLDGGVPWHYPEDVRQYKSRIAGHPVILGRRTFDSMDPLTDCYTVVLTSDDSRSADSETVEYATTPRDAVEAAARAGATEAFGGDDTEADDAPPVTYVIGGEAVYDLFLPFAGRVFLSRIHERNEGDRYFPDLGEEWTELSRESYEGFDVIEYEQASPRPLDEL; this is translated from the coding sequence ATGACGGCTGCCCCCGACACCGAGCTGGTGCTCGTCGTCGCCGCCGACGAGAACAACGTCATCGGGCTGGACGGCGGCGTCCCCTGGCACTACCCCGAGGACGTGCGCCAGTACAAGTCCCGCATCGCGGGCCACCCGGTCATCCTCGGCCGCCGGACCTTCGACTCGATGGACCCGCTCACGGACTGTTACACCGTCGTCCTGACGAGCGACGACAGCCGTAGCGCCGACTCAGAGACCGTCGAGTACGCCACGACGCCCCGGGATGCGGTCGAGGCCGCCGCACGGGCCGGCGCGACCGAGGCCTTCGGCGGCGACGACACCGAAGCGGACGACGCCCCGCCCGTCACCTACGTCATCGGCGGCGAGGCGGTGTACGACCTGTTCCTCCCGTTCGCCGGCCGGGTCTTCCTCAGCCGCATCCACGAGCGCAACGAGGGCGACCGCTACTTCCCGGACCTGGGCGAAGAGTGGACGGAACTGTCCCGTGAGTCCTACGAGGGGTTCGACGTCATCGAGTACGAGCAGGCGTCGCCGCGGCCGCTCGATGAACTCTGA
- the tfe gene encoding transcription factor E: MAFEELLEDPVIQKYLHELVGPKGMPVAAAPPDGEVTDEELAEELGLELNDVRRALFILYENDLATYRRLRDEDSGWLTYLWTFQYEQIPEQLQEEMYRLLDGLEERREYERENEFYLCEHCGIRFEFGEAMEFGFECPECGNQVEAMENTRLVTAMENRIEELRDELNADVDVEA; the protein is encoded by the coding sequence ATGGCTTTTGAGGAACTCTTGGAGGACCCCGTCATACAGAAGTACCTCCACGAGCTGGTCGGACCGAAAGGGATGCCGGTCGCCGCCGCGCCGCCGGACGGCGAAGTGACCGACGAGGAACTGGCCGAGGAGCTCGGACTCGAACTCAACGACGTGCGCAGGGCGCTGTTTATCCTCTACGAGAACGACCTTGCGACCTACCGCCGGCTCCGCGACGAGGACTCGGGGTGGCTCACCTACCTCTGGACGTTCCAGTACGAGCAGATTCCCGAGCAACTGCAGGAGGAGATGTACCGTCTGCTCGACGGCCTCGAGGAGCGCCGCGAGTACGAGCGGGAAAACGAGTTCTACCTCTGTGAGCATTGCGGCATCCGCTTCGAGTTCGGTGAGGCGATGGAATTCGGCTTCGAGTGCCCCGAGTGCGGGAACCAGGTCGAGGCGATGGAGAACACCCGCCTCGTCACTGCGATGGAGAACCGCATCGAGGAACTCAGGGACGAACTGAACGCCGACGTGGACGTGGAAGCCTGA
- a CDS encoding DUF2110 family protein, protein MVVLGTKVYVAGDARDRTLDGLRSMVGNELGDLDVAYDIGLRDDEFPSVTVDGPDETVARNLLREEFGEMVADHEDGETYVGTLDSWDDDGFVLDVGFGRTVRIPADELGLGQGTPTQIRKRFGLVQHLPLRFVAGDPPRLADAERDRLYEWTRGNGRINANSVTRSEARATVNRAGHAQDIVTVERIGLLEQSIVCNPDTDPPGLLADIGQYMPSELLAIVP, encoded by the coding sequence ATGGTCGTTCTCGGTACAAAGGTGTACGTCGCCGGCGACGCCCGGGACCGTACGCTCGACGGACTGCGCTCGATGGTCGGCAACGAACTCGGCGACCTCGACGTGGCGTACGACATCGGCCTCCGCGACGACGAGTTCCCGTCGGTGACCGTCGACGGCCCGGACGAGACCGTCGCGCGGAACCTCCTCCGCGAGGAGTTCGGCGAGATGGTCGCCGACCACGAGGACGGGGAGACGTACGTCGGAACGCTCGACTCGTGGGACGATGACGGCTTCGTCCTCGACGTCGGCTTCGGGCGGACGGTCCGGATTCCGGCCGACGAGCTCGGTCTCGGACAGGGGACGCCGACCCAGATACGCAAGCGGTTCGGACTGGTCCAGCACCTCCCGCTCCGGTTCGTCGCCGGCGACCCACCGCGGCTGGCCGACGCGGAGCGGGACCGCCTCTACGAGTGGACCCGCGGCAACGGCCGCATCAACGCGAACAGCGTCACCCGCTCGGAGGCGCGTGCGACGGTCAACCGCGCCGGCCACGCACAGGACATCGTCACCGTCGAACGCATCGGCCTGCTGGAACAGAGCATCGTCTGCAACCCGGACACCGACCCGCCAGGACTGCTCGCCGACATCGGGCAGTACATGCCGTCGGAGCTGCTGGCAATCGTGCCCTGA
- a CDS encoding DUF5803 family protein, whose protein sequence is MKRRHLLLVAVLALVALSGCTGFFGSEEVDPDRLNENASYDWNTSADGTIVIEESRYTAVYAVENETTFDVYTVDGLGRERSVPISALRFRYENGTVVSAAESSLSASESRQRTTVSFPGNVSGKVGYSVARTGKRFASPTLVEDGSYTVVLPPNTGAGIPFLSRISPGGYESETVDGQQAIRWDEVTSDQIIVRYYLDRDLWLFGGLSAIAATIGVVGTLYYYRQLQATIRRRKEAGIDLEEEEEDDDPRDRGPPPGMR, encoded by the coding sequence ATGAAACGCCGCCACCTCCTGCTGGTCGCCGTCCTCGCACTGGTCGCCCTCTCGGGCTGTACCGGCTTCTTCGGCTCCGAAGAGGTCGACCCCGACCGGCTGAACGAGAACGCGAGCTACGACTGGAACACCTCCGCCGACGGGACCATCGTCATCGAGGAGTCGAGGTACACCGCCGTCTACGCCGTCGAGAACGAGACGACGTTCGACGTCTACACCGTCGACGGCCTCGGCCGCGAACGGAGCGTCCCCATCAGCGCGCTCCGGTTCCGGTACGAGAACGGGACGGTCGTCAGCGCCGCCGAATCGTCGCTGAGTGCCTCGGAGAGCCGCCAGCGAACCACCGTCTCCTTCCCCGGCAACGTCTCCGGGAAGGTCGGGTACTCGGTCGCCCGGACCGGGAAGCGCTTCGCCTCGCCGACGCTCGTCGAGGACGGGTCGTACACGGTCGTGCTCCCGCCCAACACCGGGGCGGGCATCCCGTTCCTCTCGCGCATCAGCCCCGGCGGCTACGAGTCCGAGACCGTCGACGGCCAGCAGGCCATCCGCTGGGACGAGGTGACCTCCGACCAGATTATCGTCCGGTACTACCTCGACCGCGACCTGTGGCTGTTCGGCGGTCTGTCGGCCATCGCCGCCACTATCGGCGTCGTGGGGACGCTGTATTACTACCGACAGCTCCAGGCGACCATCCGCCGGCGCAAGGAAGCCGGCATCGACCTCGAAGAAGAGGAGGAGGACGACGACCCGCGGGACCGCGGTCCGCCGCCGGGAATGCGGTGA
- a CDS encoding NOP5/NOP56 family protein, translating into MSNGWFAGLDPDDDAAAVERIQAGRADAPDDWPRRAVDAGFAADESTYYERLHEMTMTATRAAVQDRERADDQQLVHAVRAMADCERTANELAERVAEWGGSRYGDSGSGVEYARSLAESDAEDEGDRALRSLAERTATLADEADALRAYIERTAPAVAPNLSMLAGPVLAARLVSLAGGLEQLAKKPSGTVQVLGAEDALFAHLKGSAPSPKHGVIFTHEYVRGTRREDRGSAARALAGKLSIAARVDHYSGDRRPELQAELDERIERIQARAEEGEA; encoded by the coding sequence ATGAGCAACGGCTGGTTCGCCGGGCTGGACCCGGACGACGACGCGGCCGCAGTCGAACGTATTCAGGCCGGTCGAGCCGACGCGCCTGACGACTGGCCCCGACGGGCCGTCGACGCGGGGTTCGCCGCCGACGAATCGACGTACTACGAGCGCCTCCACGAGATGACGATGACCGCCACCAGGGCCGCGGTGCAGGACCGGGAGCGCGCAGACGACCAGCAGCTCGTCCACGCGGTCCGGGCGATGGCCGACTGCGAGCGGACGGCGAACGAACTCGCCGAGCGGGTCGCCGAGTGGGGCGGGAGCCGATACGGAGACAGCGGAAGCGGCGTCGAGTACGCCCGCTCGCTGGCCGAGAGCGACGCCGAAGACGAGGGCGACCGCGCGCTGCGGTCCCTGGCCGAGCGGACGGCGACACTGGCCGACGAGGCCGACGCGCTACGGGCGTACATCGAGCGGACCGCCCCCGCCGTCGCGCCGAACCTCTCGATGCTGGCCGGGCCGGTGCTCGCGGCGCGGCTGGTCTCGCTGGCGGGCGGGCTCGAACAGCTGGCGAAGAAGCCCAGCGGAACCGTCCAGGTGCTCGGCGCGGAGGACGCGCTCTTTGCCCACCTCAAGGGGTCCGCGCCGTCGCCCAAGCACGGCGTCATCTTCACTCACGAGTACGTCCGCGGCACGCGCCGCGAGGACCGCGGCTCGGCCGCACGGGCGCTCGCCGGCAAGCTGTCCATCGCCGCCCGTGTCGACCACTACAGCGGCGACCGCCGGCCGGAACTGCAGGCGGAACTCGACGAGCGCATCGAGCGGATTCAGGCACGCGCCGAGGAGGGTGAGGCATGA
- a CDS encoding fibrillarin-like rRNA/tRNA 2'-O-methyltransferase, with the protein MTLPTGVQRHGFGGETSLATRGQPVYGERTDGDWRRWDPHRSKLGAMLEAGMDTGLDGGETVLYLGAAAGTTVSHVADFCGPTYAVEFAPRPVRELLDAAESRGNLFPLLKDARKPERYAHVVEPVDVVVQDVATRGQARVAGLNKQFLTDDGRLLAAIKARSEDVTADPDDVFDSVREELRAEYELLETARLDPYHEDHLGVVARPRED; encoded by the coding sequence ATGACGCTCCCGACGGGCGTCCAGCGCCACGGCTTCGGCGGCGAGACGAGCCTCGCGACGCGGGGCCAGCCGGTGTACGGCGAGCGGACCGACGGCGACTGGCGGCGGTGGGACCCCCACCGCTCCAAGCTCGGCGCGATGCTCGAAGCCGGGATGGACACCGGCCTCGACGGCGGCGAGACGGTGCTGTACCTCGGCGCAGCGGCCGGGACGACCGTGAGCCACGTCGCCGACTTCTGTGGCCCGACCTACGCCGTCGAGTTCGCGCCGCGGCCGGTGCGCGAACTGCTCGACGCCGCCGAGAGCCGTGGGAACCTCTTTCCGCTGCTCAAAGACGCCCGAAAGCCCGAGCGGTACGCCCACGTCGTCGAACCGGTCGACGTGGTGGTCCAGGACGTGGCGACCAGGGGACAGGCCCGCGTGGCAGGGCTCAACAAGCAGTTCCTCACCGACGACGGGCGGTTGCTTGCGGCCATCAAGGCCCGGAGCGAGGACGTGACCGCCGACCCCGACGACGTGTTCGACAGCGTGCGCGAGGAACTCCGGGCAGAGTACGAACTGCTGGAAACGGCGCGGCTGGACCCGTACCACGAGGACCACCTCGGCGTCGTCGCCCGCCCCCGAGAGGACTAA
- a CDS encoding glutamate--cysteine ligase, translating to MDATGSAEHFTRMGTLGIEEEFYVVGEFGRPTSGTDELVYETEPPEILDGRLDHELFKCVIETQTPRIDDPADAREQLVAVRDALVEHAETNGFGIAAAGLHPLAKWRELEHAEKPRYRSQLDRIQYPQHRNTTAGLHVHVGVDDADKAVWVANELRWHLPLMLALSANSPYWNGFDTGLQSARGKIFEALPNTGMPTAFDDYDAFEAYERRMLETGSIDDRGELWFDVRPHSGHGTVEVRAPDGQADPDRVLAFVEYVHALVVDLAERYEDGESGRRLRREFLDENKWRAIRHGQSADLLSRDLSTTRSVEELVELESDRLDVDGLWEIYDRESGAERQRRLRNEEGVAALADSLRL from the coding sequence ATGGACGCGACGGGTTCTGCCGAGCATTTCACCCGGATGGGGACGCTCGGCATCGAAGAGGAGTTTTACGTCGTCGGCGAGTTCGGTCGCCCCACGTCTGGCACGGACGAACTCGTGTACGAGACGGAGCCGCCGGAAATCCTCGACGGCCGGCTCGACCACGAACTGTTCAAGTGCGTCATCGAGACGCAGACGCCGCGTATCGACGACCCGGCGGACGCCCGGGAACAGCTGGTCGCCGTGCGGGACGCGCTGGTCGAACACGCCGAGACCAACGGGTTCGGCATCGCCGCCGCGGGCCTGCACCCGCTGGCGAAGTGGCGCGAACTCGAACACGCCGAGAAGCCCCGATACAGGTCACAGCTGGACCGGATTCAGTACCCACAGCACCGCAACACGACGGCCGGCCTGCACGTCCACGTCGGCGTCGACGACGCCGACAAGGCCGTCTGGGTGGCGAACGAACTCCGCTGGCACCTCCCGCTGATGCTCGCGCTGTCGGCGAACTCGCCGTACTGGAACGGCTTCGACACCGGCCTCCAATCGGCCCGCGGGAAGATATTCGAGGCCCTGCCCAACACCGGAATGCCGACGGCGTTCGACGACTACGACGCCTTCGAGGCCTACGAGCGGCGGATGCTCGAAACGGGCAGCATCGACGACCGGGGCGAACTCTGGTTCGACGTGCGGCCCCACTCCGGCCACGGCACCGTCGAGGTGCGGGCCCCGGACGGGCAGGCCGACCCGGACCGGGTGCTGGCATTCGTCGAGTACGTCCACGCGCTCGTCGTTGACCTCGCCGAGCGCTACGAGGACGGGGAGTCCGGCCGCCGGCTCCGTCGGGAGTTCCTCGACGAGAACAAGTGGCGCGCGATTCGCCACGGCCAGTCCGCGGACCTGCTGTCTCGGGACCTCTCGACCACGCGCTCGGTCGAGGAACTGGTCGAACTGGAGAGCGACCGTCTGGACGTCGACGGCCTGTGGGAGATTTACGACCGCGAGAGCGGGGCCGAGCGCCAGCGCCGACTCCGAAACGAGGAGGGCGTCGCGGCGCTCGCGGACTCGCTGCGGTTGTAG
- a CDS encoding winged helix-turn-helix domain-containing protein: protein MSADDTDNDEPEDTGDVRGRIEQEADRAVEQFDEGIVDLLAWVLDTETRARIYVHLRQHPDSTSEEIAEGTGLYPSTVREALAALTEEEVVTRQKRESDGAGNNPYEYSAIPPSDLVNTIVGDIQSELNTVFNLDDHIGGGTTLEPDDEPVTISVEDADDAEDGDDEADA from the coding sequence ATGTCTGCAGACGACACCGACAACGACGAACCCGAGGACACAGGCGATGTCCGTGGCCGAATCGAGCAGGAGGCGGACCGCGCGGTCGAGCAGTTCGACGAGGGTATCGTCGACCTGCTGGCGTGGGTGCTCGACACGGAGACGCGAGCGCGCATCTACGTCCACCTGCGACAGCACCCCGACAGCACCAGCGAGGAGATAGCCGAGGGGACCGGCCTGTATCCGAGTACTGTCCGCGAGGCCCTGGCCGCGCTCACCGAGGAGGAAGTGGTCACCCGGCAGAAACGCGAGAGCGACGGCGCGGGCAACAACCCCTACGAGTACAGCGCCATCCCGCCGAGCGACCTCGTCAACACCATCGTCGGCGACATCCAGTCGGAGCTGAACACGGTGTTCAACCTCGACGACCACATCGGCGGCGGGACGACGCTCGAACCAGACGACGAGCCCGTGACGATTTCCGTCGAAGACGCCGACGACGCCGAGGACGGCGACGACGAGGCAGACGCGTAA
- a CDS encoding phosphopantetheine adenylyltransferase gives MNVALGGTFDPIHDGHRALFERAFELGDVTVGLTSDALAPKTRHDQRHVRSFAERKSRLADELATLAADLNREWEVRELTEPTGIATEPQFDALVVSPETETGGRRINEIREERGHDPLEIEVVPHVHAEDGDIISSTRIVKGEIDEHGNLTPERTGRENIP, from the coding sequence ATGAATGTCGCGCTGGGGGGAACGTTCGACCCGATTCACGACGGACACCGCGCGCTGTTCGAACGCGCGTTCGAACTCGGGGACGTGACTGTCGGCCTCACCAGCGACGCTCTCGCGCCGAAGACGCGACACGACCAGCGCCACGTGCGGTCGTTCGCCGAACGGAAGTCCCGCCTCGCCGACGAACTCGCGACGCTCGCCGCCGACCTGAACCGCGAGTGGGAGGTCCGGGAACTCACCGAGCCGACCGGCATCGCTACGGAACCGCAGTTCGACGCCCTTGTCGTCTCGCCGGAGACGGAGACCGGCGGCCGCCGCATCAACGAAATCCGCGAGGAGCGCGGGCACGACCCGCTCGAAATCGAGGTCGTCCCGCACGTCCACGCCGAGGACGGCGACATCATCTCTTCGACCCGAATCGTCAAAGGCGAAATCGACGAACACGGGAACCTCACCCCGGAGCGCACCGGCCGCGAGAACATCCCGTAG
- a CDS encoding transcription initiation factor IIB family protein, producing MYRASDRIEHDEWLSDIEAASDRLDLGTEARSHAVDLFLSTVPEEDRSKQATLAASVYVGALVAGEERSQSAVAAATGVSRLTVQQRWKDLLETAGLEAPGW from the coding sequence ATGTACCGCGCCAGCGACCGAATCGAGCACGACGAGTGGCTCTCGGATATCGAGGCGGCGTCGGACCGGCTTGACCTCGGCACCGAGGCGCGGTCCCACGCGGTCGACCTGTTCCTCTCGACCGTCCCGGAGGAGGACCGGTCGAAGCAGGCGACGCTGGCGGCCAGCGTGTACGTCGGTGCGCTGGTCGCCGGCGAGGAGCGGTCCCAGTCCGCCGTCGCGGCGGCGACGGGCGTCTCACGGTTGACGGTTCAGCAGCGCTGGAAGGACCTGCTCGAGACGGCGGGGCTGGAAGCGCCGGGCTGGTAG